The Harmonia axyridis chromosome 3, icHarAxyr1.1, whole genome shotgun sequence nucleotide sequence tatttttttgggttctgaatccgaatctgaggtttagcaccaaaattctgtgcaaaaaaaaataaaagttttttgtccgaaaaacctggctcaaacgatagttcaaaattggcgtattatatctatctctgctaaaactcaattgatggggtagttttaatttcttcgatttattatctctgtttctggggtacagaattcgaatctgaagttgccaccaaaatttcatgataaaacattgaaaaaaatgcaaaaaaggtgataactatcattttttaccggttttttgcatataaactttctactcataaatttgaatttgagtactctgttgtataaatactacgacggtatttttttcctcaatatatttataggaatcgatgtaaagaaataaactaaatttcaaaaagtgattttgaaaatgctttttttctcaaaatatacttgaaaaataaaactagtgaaaatagactgaatgggttggctcttttaaagttgatatatttaaaaagaaaaacataagattttttttataatatgtaaaaccccccccccgaaactgaaacctggctacgcccgtgctcTCACATAAGATGTCTAAtacactggtgtgctcacttactttcgaaaaaccttaagattaaagTAGCGACTTTAGAAGGGAAcattcttcttggattttaatggtattggtcctttttcacttgatttctgcATCGTTTTTATGGCGATGCTCACATCGTCTTTTtgtcaatgtcgttttgagATTGAATCAGTAATAACTATTTCTGACAGAAcagatgaaaatgttgaaatgatgccgttgattggttaATTCTTTTTGTATAGCGCCACCAAGGAAGAAAAGGGAAAAGGGGAGTGTCATCTTCGGTCTCTTCTGTTTCCTCGGGGCTTTTTCATCGACGGGCCTGTAAACAAGGCTAtagcttaatttttttttgttatacctCAATATTGGCGAAGTAGATCTGGGAGATGATTTTTCTTCCCTCAGTGAAAATTGAAGGATTTCCACTTAATAGGTGACAAGAATAATTAGAtgatacaaaatattaaaatgtaTCGCCATGAATAGTAACAAAAATCGTAAGAAAAAGTTGATTCGGCAACAGAGATGCAAAGACGATGAATAAGTATTTCGCCATTTtgtacagagtgggcaaatgagcgaggtaagcggctatatctcaggatccactcatcgtagagacttgcggtaaaaattttcatgACTTAAGTGTACAAggaaacacactggaaattgttttgaagttcacaCCTCTACCACtggggggcgtaatagctatcgtcgagtaaaaaaatgcattttgctcgaaaatgtttcatatcaagttgaaaaaaatatcatcattgtaAAATTTAGGAAATTCTGTTTCTTTtaaaattgtcactttcgattttacgacatcaaataaggataGGGGAAAGAGAGCAATCTGACTGATTgtaatgtctgtaacttcaaattgttccaacatttttgagcaaattagatctcgtttaACATGTTGtttattaaggaaaaaatatactcaaaataaatttgatttagCTTCTTctgatagggagcgctaagtcagaagttcatttttttgttcatttttttccgaaatttcaaatataatgatagaattttctcaacagaaatagaaatttcattgaatttgcatggaaaaacctgaaggtcgcaaagcgatagcttcaggcgttctggagttaaggccgaatgaaattattcctcAACTGATGCACTTAAAAACCAATTTGTGTCTTCAGATTCTATGGCTACACTTCCCAGAATTCAAGAAAAAGTGTATaactgtggcggcttctcataaagctccacatagcaacaataaacaccgcAGTCGGTAGCCTAGTGGTTAAgactgtagactcactcaccgagatgcgacaaggtgccgggttcgagtcccggcggctcccgataataataaattccccaagcgtctgtgacacggcacacacaaatataccaaagtcacactgatgagtccggtgtgtgtgccagggacgaaacgcataagtaggcatatgtaaAATATCCACATAACCAAAAACAATGTTTAATGGACCATATAAATGACATGTTTAATGATCACAAAATTTACTGTCTTAAGTGTTCGAATTGTCTTCTGTCACATATTTTTCTGATCTTCGTTTTGTGGATAAAACTGCCACTTCGATTTCAGCCGCTGATAGTTGTTGATTGGCATTTCGGATTCTATTTTGCATGTCTACTTTCGTTGTGGGTTGTGTTTGATACACAAAGTCTTTTATGCGTCCCCATAAATACAAATCGAGACACGTCAGGTCGGGTGACTTGGCTGGCCAAGGAGATAAGCTTCCCCTTTCTATCCAGCGCCACTGAAAAGTTCCATTGATGCGGTTTCTCACATGAATTGCAAAATGAGCTGAACATCTGTCCAATTGCAGGAACCTGTTTCTCCTGGTTACCAATGCCACATCTTCTAATAAGACTGGCCAATCGTTAATtacataataattaaaaaaaaatagcaccAGTTAATGGTCTATAAAAAAAAGTGGGGCACAATAATACGATTTTTTGAAATTCCACACCACACGTTCAGGCTCCAGTGACCTTGAGGCTGCACTTCTCGCATCCAATGTGGATTTTCAACAGACCAATACCCCATCACTACGAAAGGTAGATTCGTCGGTCCACAAAATTTTTGTTAAAAGATTCCTATCTTCCCTGATCATCCCCAGCATCCAGTGACAATGATTCAATCTATGATCGAAATCTTCATCATTCAGGGAATGATGTAAGAAAATATGGTAGGCATGTAGTCTGAAAACAAGAAACCACACGTAAATAAGTAGTCAAAGAACAATGTTAtcaatgtagtgatttcacctGTTGTCTTTTAGAATATTACGAACAGTAGTCCATGCTATACCCAAGTCGGCAGATAATGCTCTAGTTCCAATATGGCTATTATGCTGTATCGATGCTAGAACatttataatattttcttcagttcTTCTTTTGCAACACCTTCGAAATGTTGGTCGACAAAAACTGCCAGTATCCCGTAATCGTTGTGCCAATCGTGTAAAAACTCTTCTACCATAATGGTGGCAATCAGGATACCGCATCGCGTATTCTCTTTCAGCAATTGTCGCATTTTGAAAACAACCGTGATAGACTGCTATCATATCAGCGGCTTCTTCGTTAGTGATGGGCATTTTAATTAGAATAATTCAACACAATATTAGGCAAATGACAACAATTGACGTTTTATCCGATAATTTGATTATCTGATAAAGCTGCACCTAAGATGCAttgaatacctggtgtgtttactgattcgattttgtttcagactttttgagagatccACCTGTTACTTTGGTGTTCAGCTTAACCAGaatgctgtaaggtggcgctcttcaaaatttttcgaattcccgctatctgccaggtgccgtttaaaaaggaaatactgattttagacactgcaaacattcacaataaattacaattcagttcaaatcgaatttttactcaaatgaatggaatataatgacagaccatggaatataaaatattattgttctatactcaaagttcacgacaagagcatAGAAATgggggggatactgggggtaattacacggtgttcctaaaatggagatacaaatgaaaatgacagatttccggatcatttcaaggaaaaaagtgCTATAATATGAATCcctaaacattttgttttgagatacacgtgttaaagttcaagtttttttctcgtataaccttcccttcacaagatatttaatttgaattggccatagatattccagtttaaagttttcaccatgtgatatgctaattttgaatgcaaatctacagggtgattcttttctggaaggatgcctgcttccttcctccaaaactatattttggtgaatggctgttagtttagaaaaatgtagaaaaaaactcttGTCCGGTACTAcaatttttggtttgttttagttttgtcgtatctgctatcgatttcgagaaaaaatctctagtaatcctcaggaaaatccaaattatctaaaagatccagctagtaagctctaatgaatgcattaattttggtatttattcacccaatctgtagcgaagattaataaatatttgataaactgataatagcatcacaaaaagtatgacacactagaaacaacctgtatattgaaagcaaagcgtttgtgtgCTCATATtcattaaacttttttttctcgaaattatccaagtaatttctcattttccttcgtaactctaacttgagaacacccagtataaggtaagaacaaccaaATTAGTAAtaagaaaattatttcgagtaatttggttcaaacctctttatcaaactttttttttaacattacagatatgagtcaaagttgtcgtcaaaatttttttttctattatcccccccaagaaaaaagatctacgccctaggttcacaagagtcgagaattgagagaaatgtcaaatgtaaacgatgtatgcgccatctgaaaaaaaCGCGATccttcgaaatcaagtaggtataaatctgaaaaatctcccgctttgtctgaaagttttacaggtatgagtagacacaccaggttttctatgcatttCAGCTACACCATATGTCCAGACTCCAGACTTGAGGAATAACAattccaataaaataaaaaaaaatataagaaatttatatttctgttgagaaaattctatcattagatacatttgaaatttcggagaaaaatgaacaaaacaatgaacttctgacttagcgctccctgaAGCAATGAGTATATTGTTTCCTTAATAAACAAGATGTTATCTCtcaaacgagatctaatttgctcaaaaatgttgagacaaactgaagttacagacatttcaatcagtaaGATTTCTCTCTtacccctacccttatttgatgtcgtaaaatcgaaattgacaatttaaaaagatacagaattgcccaaggattacagtgatgatatttttttttcagcttgatatgaaacattttcgagtaatagtatattctaaaacaagttgcagaatgggctcctattccaacacgaatgcgaaattcgaaaacgagcgacgaaggagcgagttttggaacgcatgagtgttggaattgccttctgcaacgagtattagacgatattttctctatttcagtcaagttttgcgaaatattgtcgaaattcaatgaaaaattcagattatatatcctagtgacttttgtattgtatcttggcagttggtgtgactgttacgaaaattgacagattatggaatttgaatatgaatcgtatgtttcgaatttagacataatttacaattacacattaaattcgtgaattatgtctgacgaaatcgattgaacactaccacaattatgagaatttgcgaatatgtagcaaatcatttctctatatatcctcaaattatataatattgacaattattgacgtttgttgaaatgtgataggattggaagtcagcatagacaaccaaaaaacgaaaaatatatctgaaaacgatgctgtaatgagttcattacagcactgttttttagaactgtaatgaactcattacgatacagaaatagagaaaatgcatttttctactagaCGATAGCTATTACACCCCCTatgtagaggtatgaacttcaaaataatttccagtgtgttttttgTGCACTCTAGTGATAacaatttttaccgcaagtctctacgatgagtggatcctgagatatagccgcttacctcgcttatttgccaaCCCTGTACTTGTTTTGAATCTGACTCAGAATGGCGGAGGCGCCTAGGGGTCCACGTTTTGATATCCCCCTGGACCTGTCGACGGCCGACGACCCTACTTCCTTATAAGGGCCTTTGAGtgatttttgattttgttgaaTTCCTTCACACTTATTTCTATCAAATGATCTTCTAAGAATGGTATTTACAGGTCTTCATGTATTCGTactgtagggaatctatcgattatTCTAAGTCCGAGAACTGAAGAATTCGGTGTACAAATTTAGGATTATCAGAGCCAcatccgtagaaaggctttgctaacggtcgaatggaaaacagcctgaatgcccataaaactcggcatttcagggcgaataattcaattgagttcagaccagtctacaactacaacatatgttcaacacttgcactgacaacgagaagattaaagattttcacatctgttctcGAGACCGGCGATAaactacctgcgaccgagccgcaacgacataagtgtccagcgaccctaagaatcgatTAGATAAATTATCATCTTGCAACTTCTTCAAACTCTTTaagtgggttggaaataaattgaataggtattttatcccgttcttttatttccctaaattgtccttggccgtgaactacttgatagtcactgtgtaaggaccacaacccacagtACGTTGATAAGAAACCATGATGCATTTACTCAGGATTGTGATCAGCACTACTTGAAGTATCTGCAGATGGGAATTCGCGGCGTATCTCCAATCCAGGTATTCGTAAGTGATGACCAAATGAATGGTGGACTTgtagagaagaagcttgttggaaaaaGACATTTTGTTGCTTCTGCAGAGTAGGTGTTTGCAACAATAACGCTATGACCTTTCTCTTCTTCACAGCTTATGTGACATGTTGTTTCCAAGTGAGCTTCTTTCGAGAATGCCCTTAGATTCCTGTTCATAGTCACGATATACGACGATACGATGATCCGAAAATGACGCTATATTAGGTTATGTCCgccataatttatttgaaatattcaaccaATAGTGGCATTTTTGGATATTCGTATCGTCGGATATCGTGACTATGAACAGGAAGCCTTAGTCGAAGCATAccattgactatattcgtcaacGGTACTAAGGCTTTCCGAGGGAAGTTTCGCAACGTCAGGTTGGTGAAATAACTTTCCCGATGTGAGCACCTTGCCGTGGAGGAAGGGCTTGTAGTAACTGTTTGCTGTAAAATAGACAATGAAACTATTAATACCTCGCCAACTCCTGAAAAAATCCTCAAATCTCTAGCTCTCCAAGTGACAGGTTCTAGAAACAAGCAACACTAGAAGAGAAGCAAAGCAGCGCTCACCAAGGAGAATGTAGGGGCGCAGAACCGACCAGACAGAGGCCAGAAAGGTAGGTGGAAATTATTGATATGTCTAGCAGAACGAGGCAGAAGAGGTCGAGAAGGAAGCAAGAAGATGCCAATATTTGGCTGTGAGTACGTGGTAGAATAGGGGCTACTTATGTATCCGCGGGCGCCAGTTTAGGACCTAGAGAATAATTCTGGTTACACTATTCGAGAAGTAACTATGACTTTTATGCCTTCGAATCCTAGGAAACGGGGTTAACAAAAAGTATGTCAGCTCTCTGCTCTACACCACTGCTCACTAAAACCCTTTAAAAAACACCCCTCTCATAACATCCCAGCACTAACTAAAGTGAATCATATGCTGTGAGGTCTTAGGATTTGCGTTATAGTCGTTCTAGTTCGCAAAGGTCGCAAGACCAGGGTCAAGAGGAGTCCCCTTGTGGAGATATAAGATCTAAGGAAGGAGATTTGCCTACCAAATTCCTGCGGGGAACTACCTCAGGCTTAAGTTCCGTAATCAGAGCCATGGGGGAAACCACGGAAAGGGGGTGCTCATAGTTGGGTAGATACCTCACGGTTTTTAGGCTACCTACCTGATGGCTGTACCACCACAAACGAATTTATTCTACCTATCTCATACTTCATTAGGGCAGGACAGGGTGCCACAAATCTGGACATTCTGCCCTTGGTGAGCCGGCGACACTGAGGCTGAACACGCTGGGGAAGGTTGGCATCCTTGGAACCTATTTCTACGTGTTCAACAAGGTGTCAATAAAGGTTTTTACTGTTTTTAGTGAGTACACCCGTAAGGTGAGCCTCACACCACCCAACAGGTGCCGAAAGGAGCTTAATACATTACTTAAGATTTGTTGGGTGGAGTTCCctccatttcaaaaaaaaagtttggtgAAATATGCCGTCTGGTCCTGGTAATTGACTGTCAAGTCCACTTCCTTGATGTCAGATATAAAATTAATACAACACATATTTGTCGTCATTTGGTTcttgaaaatctttcaattgCTTCATGACTTTGTTGGATCCTCATCAAATTCGTCCCCTAGATGAACTAAAAGGAATTGTGGTCGGGGTCTCATAGAAGACGCTAGTTACACGTTTCATATAAAGTAGAAGGATTGAACATATAACATTTTTGAGGTTACATTTAtcaatcaaaatatattgatttgTCGAGTTGAGagaatcagtttttttttagtaGTCTTCATTACTAATCCCATCACTACTTCAGACCAAAGATTAGATCTTTGCTTCACCCAAAACCTGGTAGTGACTCTTAGCGTGGCCGAGAGATGGCATCGTGTGTTGCGCATTTCCATAGACCTgttgttattataggtctatgcgCATTTCTACAGTGACTTTAAATACTACAGTGACGACACTTCTCGTCAGCGTTTTGATTGGTTGAAGCCCTGTCCGCCATTAAAGGTCGAACTTTCACCAGAGATCTCTGATTTTCACTATTTACATTCGAGTGCAGGCCTGTTTCACATGCTTTGAAGCATTCTTGTTTGACTTGTTAGTGATTGTGACTGGTttagggggttcaaaccccccaaAATGTAAAGATGTTATCAAAAGAAACGAGCGGTCGACCAACCTTCGCGCAGGCACAGTCGATAATCTGAAACTTGAAACGCCGCATAATGTTTGAATCTATTATTTCCTGTTACTCTTTAATGGCGGATGGCAGAAATTGTCGTCACTGTGGTATAAACAGTCACTGTATCTCTAGCTAACGGCACCGCTTGGAATATAAACTCCCGTATGGAGATGAGaagtgtatttggcagggatcACAGAGTGCCAAACTTATGAGAAAGAGCGCGCACCTGCAAAATTGGTTCGAGATTCCCTCACCAAAAACTAATGGTTATATATTCTCTTGAAACCAGACTGGGTTCCCACTCTGGGGCTCAAACTCCTGACCTTAAATTTAGGAGTGCCGGGTCCTAATGGTTCAAGAGTATTATTAATAAGAAAAGAAATTAAACCCAAATATATGATGAAGAACATTTTTATAACAACAATTGAAGAAAAGTGATAACGAAATATTCGAAAGTaagattcatttattatatacaatcaatcaaaataaatttcaaactgaaatttaatcaatttaatCATCAATATTGTCTATTGATACTTTCAAAAAAGTATAATGcattattatgttttttgtaTTCATCTATCAATTTCACCAAACACAACATCCAAAGTACCAATAATAGCCACAATATCAGCTAACATATGGttctttccaattttttctAAAGCAGCCAAATGAGCAAATCCTGGCGCTTTAATTTTACACCTGTATGGTCTTGAACTTCCATCAGATACTAAATAAACAGCAAATTCTCCTTTAGGAGCTTCAATAGCTGTATAGGTTGATCCTGGAGGTACTTGGTATCCTTGTGTGAACAGTTTAAAATGATGAATCAAAGCTTCCATAGAGGtctaaaatataatgaaattatataataataataattataatataataatttcttcaCTAGAAATTCATAAACAAGTAAGaaaactttgagaaaaaaaaatgtactagTTGCTGAAGAAGTACAATTAGGAATGAAAGCCAATTTTACTAACCTTCATTTCTGCTCTACTAGGAGGTGTTACTTTGGCATCGTCCGTTTTTACTTCCCCAGCAGGCATTTTGTTCAAACACTGATCAATAATTCTAAGAGACTGTCTCATTTCTTCAACTCTGCACAAGTATCTATCGTAACAATCCCCTTTTACTCCAATTGGTACATCAAACTCGACTAAATCATAGGCATCATATGGTTGAACTTTACGCAGGTCCCATTTGATACCTGAACCTCTAAGCATAACCCCActagaaaattaatattattaatttttagttagtttataaataaatatatcttaTCACCTGAATCCAAGATTCAATGCATCCTCTGCAGAAACAGttccaatattttcagttctctgAATCCAAAGTCGGTTGTTTGTAACAACATCTTCAACCTCATCTAATCTCTCATTAAATCTCATTGCCCAGTCATGAATGTCATCCATAATACCAATTGGTAAATCCTAAAAGCAATAATCAACATAATACAAAAAAATggtatattgaaaatatcataaaaacatCAAATGTATACTCACCAAAGATACTCCCCCAGGTCTTATATAAGCTGCATGCATTCTAGCTCCAGATACTCTTTCATAAAACTCCATTAGTTTTTCTCTCTCTTCAAACAGCCAAAAGAGAGGAGTGATAGCACCAACATCCAAAATATGTGTACTCACAGCCATTAAATGGTTCAAAATTCTAGTAATCTCAGCAAAAAGTActgcaaaattgaaatatttgcatTTTAAATTCATACAAATACTTTTCATGTACCTCTTATATATTTGGCCCTAAGGGGAACTTCAATATTAAGCAACTTTTCAACAGCCAAGCTGTAACATTGTTCATTACACATCATAGATACATAATCAAGACGATCAAAATATGGCAGAGCCTGAGTATACGTTTTGTATTCAATCAATTTCTCTGTTCCACGATGTAGAAGGCCAATATGAGGATCTGCTTTCTTGACAATCTAAAAACATttcatgatttatttatttacgattaaattgagttctggaacctcTCCATCCAATTCTAAAACCAACCGAAGTACACCATGAGCAGCAGGGTGTTGAGGACCAAAATTCAGAACAATATTCTTGCATTCTTTTTCTGTTGGGCACAATTTTTCTGCATATGTAGGTAATTTCCAATGTTTAGTGACTTCATCAGGGTACATTAAAGGTCCATCAAACTGAGAAATCCATTCGGGGTCGGGATACCATTTATGTTTTCTATCAGAACTATAAGAAATATTATATAACCTAGTAGTAACCTTAACATTTCACCATACATCCTTTATTACCTGGTAGATATGAATGCTCTACtattttttaataacaaattGGATATAGgagattttctcaaaattgaaCCAAGCAGTGTATTTGCCATTTTTCTACTTGGAATATTGACTGACCTGaccgtaataataataataattgatcaTACCACAGATTACGACAGAATGACAGATGGTCTGTGACTCTGTGATATAGAGATTACGTTTTAATCCGCCTCAGTGGCGTAGTCGACAGTCCTCGGCTCACGGCTGCGGCACCGAAggcccgggttcgaatcccggtgaaggatgtttagtggttgttcaagtctctgagaaaaaataaaaattgtatgttggcataaggatgaatgcgagtgtgaattatatataatacatgtgggaaaattaggagaaatccaacaaatttgtgactgggtacaAAACTAAAGGTTGAGCCCAACAAGTgagaatgaatgaatgattacgTTCTGTCATGCGGTATTTTAAAAACTGTGGTTTGTGGTTGAAACTGACAGAATTATTTGAGGTTATGGATAACCTAAGTTTTAATGTTTTTATACaaatgaacatttttcaaacaataaacaattaataatttcataacAGAGAAAAATGGCTGATATCGTAATTGACAAAGTTTTATGTGGTGAATTAATTGTGGATGATTTATTGGAGTGGCTAGCAGAAACATTTGTAGAGGTAAATTGGTAATATTTGAATGAAGGATGAAACAATTTGgtctatttttttattttataataatatcgGCTGTTCATTAATATCCCAAAATGATACGGGAGATTCTACTTACaggtatttatattttattatacccTCTTGAACGGTTCAATATTAAAGATTAAAAAAAGATGAGGTATTTGGCTCTATTTGTTCTGAATAGTCCCTTATTACTCACTTCAATAGTGAACCTAAAAGGGTATAATTACCGGTAAAATACCTTCAAAGAAAGTCTGCATCTCTTACTTAAAAATGACATAACAGTCGAAAGTTATTGTAATGTGTTAATTCTTCATTTATagtgaatagaataaaaaatcatcttcatcatttatttatttatgtttctTCAAATGCAAATATTGACTTATTTCTTTAATTTCAGAATCAAAGCAGTAaagatttttcagaattttgttCGAGAAAAGATTTCATCACATACTTTCTCAATTTGCTTCATGACATAAGTGTAAGGTATGTAATATTCTTGATTTACTTTTAATTTGTTGGTTATAATCAATTTATCATGATTTCtaatttaaatttcagaaaTCAAACAGAATCAGTTATTGGCTTGAAAGATAGAAtcaattcaactgaaaattctAGAATAAAAAGTTCTTTATTTAATGGATCCTCTATACACAACTCCAGAAAATCTTCCTCATCAAATGATACTACATATTCTTTACAAAATACCTTCAATTTGAGCTGCACAACTAGCactccaaacaatgaaaaatcattGCATAATGGGAGCTTTGATAAAGATTATTCCCCAATTCAATCAAGCTCAAATTCCAATCATGGTACCTTTAATTTGGGagattttattgtaaaaaacaagAAGAGTAGctcaaagaaaaaatcaagCAAGAAAGGAAATAATGTCAGTGTTAATATAGTAGAAAATAAAACTGTTAGGAAATTAA carries:
- the LOC123675472 gene encoding uncharacterized protein LOC123675472, which translates into the protein MPITNEEAADMIAVYHGCFQNATIAEREYAMRYPDCHHYGRRVFTRLAQRLRDTGSFCRPTFRRCCKRRTEENIINVLASIQHNSHIGTRALSADLGIAWTTVRNILKDNRLHAYHIFLHHSLNDEDFDHRLNHCHWMLGMIREDRNLLTKILWTDESTFRSDGWRWIERGSLSPWPAKSPDLTCLDLYLWGRIKDFVYQTQPTTKVDMQNRIRNANQQLSAAEIEVAVLSTKRRSEKYVTEDNSNT
- the LOC123676961 gene encoding NADH-ubiquinone oxidoreductase 49 kDa subunit, which translates into the protein MANTLLGSILRKSPISNLLLKNSRAFISTSSDRKHKWYPDPEWISQFDGPLMYPDEVTKHWKLPTYAEKLCPTEKECKNIVLNFGPQHPAAHGVLRLVLELDGEIVKKADPHIGLLHRGTEKLIEYKTYTQALPYFDRLDYVSMMCNEQCYSLAVEKLLNIEVPLRAKYIRVLFAEITRILNHLMAVSTHILDVGAITPLFWLFEEREKLMEFYERVSGARMHAAYIRPGGVSLDLPIGIMDDIHDWAMRFNERLDEVEDVVTNNRLWIQRTENIGTVSAEDALNLGFSGVMLRGSGIKWDLRKVQPYDAYDLVEFDVPIGVKGDCYDRYLCRVEEMRQSLRIIDQCLNKMPAGEVKTDDAKVTPPSRAEMKTSMEALIHHFKLFTQGYQVPPGSTYTAIEAPKGEFAVYLVSDGSSRPYRCKIKAPGFAHLAALEKIGKNHMLADIVAIIGTLDVVFGEIDR